A region of Solanum dulcamara chromosome 7, daSolDulc1.2, whole genome shotgun sequence DNA encodes the following proteins:
- the LOC129896947 gene encoding histone-lysine N-methyltransferase, H3 lysine-9 specific SUVH5-like, whose amino-acid sequence MSVLAETNALKILGKKKLHQMVDTKSPSTFKRLKVDSTRNFPQNCGPFVRENNGTREIYPEFPSTTKPVNVESRRNFPENCVPFVCENNGSREIYPEIPSNTKRVKVDATRSFPENCGPFVLQNNGTTGIHPEFPSTTKPVNVDAMRNFPENCGPCVLQEKNGSDTQCSADTEIKSCSEVAMIESAEPLSVFVPSNFEAKRDDLAATGAHPKEAGDSSHLNTSCQPTNGNQPLKMKEENLMYDESTQLREVLVNQVLQKPSIDTGNTCDWFIKGEPIENGPVLFAIVSQENLIEVQNDEPSTETTKRVHYEEVSDDESRSKVDDDEICILSCSEWNSQKSGLKTPSAGKKCGKGKIVQDEAARCPQPLQRCKIVTEDESVSQEDLRNSVVTCGVSGHGLLTEYEHIQKVKEVRETLKLFDDVYTKLLKAEKHEGRSKRRIHIETAMTLKNQKKWVNCEWTFGHVPGVEIGDQFRFRAELVTIGLHHQFIKGISYVNIDGKDVATSIVDSGRYENETISSETFIYVGQGGNSKVFVNVRVEDQKLEGGNLALKNSMDLGYPVRVICGRQRVNGKKSDIRYIYDGLYTVTKCWEERAPTGKYVFKFELKRNLGQPKLTCKLVSQPANLVKVNHFRVKKATKSIMQSEFIVDYDVSQGKEKIPIPAINAINDERPPPFAYITNMKYPDWYYISMPQGCNCTSGCSDSEQCSCASRNGGEIPFNTRGSIIRAQPLVYECGPSCKCPPSCKNRVSQHGPRYNLEVFMTESRGWGLRSRDHVSSGSFICEYVGELLDEKEAENRIDHDEYLFDIGNYDEEIPKRNVARTNNLKFESNSLMRKDEDGFTLDALRYGNVGRFINHSCSPNLYAQNVMYYHGDRRVPHIMFFASESIAPLEELTYHYNYHIDHVYDKNGSMKRENSKCGSRKCEGRMY is encoded by the coding sequence ATGTCTGTGTTAGCGGAAACGAATGCTTTAAAGATATTAGGGAAGAAGAAACTTCATCAGATGGTTGATACTAAATCTCCCTCCACATTTAAGCGCCTAAAAGTTGATTCTACCCGTAATTTTCCTCAAAATTGTGGTCCATTTGTTCGTGAAAACAACGGAACCAGAGAGATCTACCCGGAATTTCCATCAACTACCAAGCCTGTAAATGTCGAGTCTAGGAGGAATTTTCCTGAAAATTGTGTTCCATTTGTTTGTGAAAACAACGGATCCAGAGAGATCTACCCGGAAATTCCATCCAATACCAAGCGTGTAAAAGTCGATGCTACGAGGAGTTTTCCTGAGAATTGTGGTCCATTTGTTCTCCAAAACAACGGAACCACAGGGATCCACCCTGAATTTCCATCCACTACCAAGCCTGTAAATGTCGATGCTATGAGGAATTTTCCTGAGAATTGTGGCCCCTGTGTTCTTCAAGAGAAGAATGGAAGCGATACTCAATGCTCTGCTGATACTGAGATCAAAAGTTGTTCTGAAGTTGCTATGATTGAGTCAGCTGAGCCTTTAAgtgtttttgtgccaagtaaTTTTGAGGCTAAAAGGGATGATCTGGCAGCAACTGGTGCGCATCCAAAAGAGGCTGGTGATTCAAGTCATTTGAATACCTCATGTCAACCTACGAATGGAAATCAACCTTTGAAGATGAAAGAAGAAAATCTTATGTATGATGAGTCTACACAACTGCGTGAAGTCTTGGTTAATCAGGTTCTCCAAAAGCCATCAATTGATACAGGAAATACATGTGATTGGTTTATAAAAGGCGAACCTATTGAAAATGGACCAGTATTGTTTGCTATTGTTTCACAAGAAAATCTGATTGAAGTTCAAAATGATGAACCTAGTACGGAAACAACCAAGAGAGTTCATTACGAAGAAGTTTCGGACGATGAATCCAGGAGTAAGGTAGATGATGATGAAATTTGCATTTTATCCTGCTCCGAGTGGAACTCACAAAAATCAGGTCTCAAGACCCCAAGTGCCGGTAAGAAATGTGGCAAGGGTAAGATCGTGCAGGACGAAGCAGCTAGGTGTCCACAACCCCTACAGAGGTGCAAAATTGTTACTGAAGATGAATCTGTTTCTCAAGAAGATTTAAGGAATTCTGTGGTCACGTGTGGTGTTTCTGGTCATGGATTGTTAACTGAATATGAACATATTCAGAAAGTGAAAGAAGTTAGAGAGACTCTGAAACTTTTTGATGACGTATATACTAAACTTTTGAAAGCAGAGAAACATGAAGGACGGTCCAAAAGAAGAATCCATATAGAGACAGCAATGACTTTGAAAAATCAGAAAAAGTGGGTAAACTGTGAGTGGACTTTTGGACATGTTCCTGGAGTTGAAATTGGTGATCAATTCCGGTTCAGGGCAGAACTTGTTACAATCGGACTACATCACCAATTTATTAAGGGTATCAGTTATGTGAATATTGATGGAAAAGATGTTGCAACTAGCATTGTAGATTCTGGTCGATATGAGAACGAGACCATATCTTCTGAAACATTCATTTATGTAGGTCAAGGAGGGAATTCAAAAGTATTTGTTAATGTGAGAGTGGAAGATCAAAAGCTTGAAGGCGGTAATCTTGCCTTGAAGAACTCCATGGACTTGGGATATCCAGTGAGGGTTATTTGTGGTCGACAAAGAGTGAACGGTAAAAAGAGTGATATAAGATACATTTACGATGGGCTGTACACCGTGACGAAGTGTTGGGAGGAAAGAGCTCCAACTGGGAAATATGTTTTCAAGTTTGAACTGAAAAGAAATCTCGGCCAACCAAAACTTACTTGTAAACTAGTGTCACAGCCAGCAAATTTAGTCAAGGTAAATCACTTTCGTGTCAAAAAGGCAACAAAATCAATTATGCAGTCAGAGTTTATTGTGGACTATGATGTCTCACAAGGAAAAGAGAAGATACCGATCCCTGCTATCAATGCAATCAATGATGAGAGACCCCCACCATTCGCTTACATTACCAACATGAAATATCCAGATTGGTATTATATCTCTATGCCTCAAGGTTGCAATTGCACTAGTGGATGCTCGGATTCCGAGCAATGCTCTTGTGCTTCTAGGAACGGAGGTGAGATTCCATTCAACACAAGAGGCTCTATTATTAGAGCACAACCTCTTGTTTATGAGTGTGGTCCATCTTGCAAATGTCCCCCTTCTTGCAAAAATAGAGTTAGCCAACATGGTCCTCGATACAATTTGGAGGTTTTCATGACCGAATCGAGAGGATGGGGTTTGAGGTCACGAGATCATGTCTCATCCGGTAGTTTTATATGTGAATATGTTGGGGAGTTGCTTGATGAAAAGGAAGCTGAAAATAGAATAGATCATGATGAGTACTTGTTTGATATTGGCAACTATGATGAAGAAATCCCCAAAAGGAATGTTGCGCGTACTAATAACCTCAAATTTGAGTCAAATTCTTTGATGAGAAAGGATGAAGATGGTTTTACCCTTGATGCGTTAAGATATGGGAATGTTGGAAGATTTATCAACCATAGTTGCTCACCAAACCTTTATGCTCAGAATGTCATGTATTACCATGGTGATAGGAGAGTACCTCACATAATGTTTTTCGCTTCAGAGAGTATTGCTCCATTAGAGGAGCTTACTTATCACTACAACTACCATATTGACCATGTTTATGATAAAAATGGCAGTATGAAGAGAGAGAATTCTAAATGTGGCTCCCGGAAGTGCGAGGGGAGAATGTACTAA